The following are from one region of the Methanomassiliicoccales archaeon LGM-DZ1 genome:
- a CDS encoding 50S ribosomal protein L10, producing MAHVASWKKDIVNEIVADIQQYPVVAIVDMQEIPAPQIQSMRAGMRQHAKIKMTKNNLIHLALEQAASVRPGVEKLKEYVGGQCAIVTTDINAFQLFKKLKATSTPAPAKAGQIAPIDIVVPEGPTPFGPGPIIGELQKLGLPAQIMNGKITIKKKTTLVKQGEAISPEIAAMLPKLEILPMEVGMNAYAIFGDGIVYTRDVLDIPDDYYTSMFATAAHDAMALAVEIAYPAKETMPALIAKAYRSAVALSVEAAIPTKDTIGALFAKADRQMLALASASGFTNDDIAARLASAPVAASAAAEPAAPAEQKAEEEKSEEETEEEVSAGLGALFG from the coding sequence ATGGCACACGTCGCAAGTTGGAAGAAGGACATCGTGAACGAGATCGTCGCCGATATCCAGCAGTACCCGGTCGTAGCGATCGTGGACATGCAGGAGATCCCGGCTCCCCAGATCCAGTCCATGAGGGCAGGCATGAGGCAGCATGCCAAGATCAAGATGACTAAGAACAACCTTATTCATCTGGCTCTTGAGCAGGCCGCGTCCGTCAGGCCCGGCGTGGAGAAGCTGAAGGAGTACGTCGGCGGGCAGTGTGCGATCGTTACCACGGACATCAACGCTTTCCAGCTCTTCAAGAAGCTGAAGGCGACGAGCACTCCGGCTCCCGCGAAAGCGGGTCAGATCGCGCCCATCGACATCGTCGTTCCTGAGGGACCCACCCCCTTCGGGCCCGGGCCCATCATCGGTGAACTTCAGAAACTGGGCCTTCCCGCTCAGATCATGAACGGGAAAATAACCATCAAGAAGAAGACCACCCTCGTCAAACAGGGTGAGGCCATCTCCCCCGAGATCGCCGCGATGCTTCCCAAGCTCGAGATTCTTCCCATGGAAGTCGGAATGAACGCTTACGCGATTTTCGGCGATGGGATCGTCTACACTAGGGACGTCCTCGACATTCCTGATGATTATTACACATCTATGTTCGCTACGGCCGCCCACGACGCTATGGCGCTCGCTGTCGAGATCGCATACCCTGCGAAGGAGACGATGCCTGCCCTTATCGCCAAGGCATACAGGAGCGCAGTTGCGCTGTCTGTTGAGGCCGCGATACCGACCAAAGATACTATCGGAGCGCTTTTTGCGAAGGCAGACAGGCAGATGCTTGCCCTTGCTTCTGCGTCCGGATTCACTAACGACGACATCGCCGCGAGGCTCGCCTCCGCGCCTGTTGCCGCTAGCGCCGCAGCAGAGCCCGCCGCACCGGCGGAGCAGAAAGCAGAAGAAGAAAAGAGCGAAGAGGAAACTGAGGAAGAGGTTTCCGCAGGACTCGGCGCTCTGTTCGGATAA
- a CDS encoding 50S ribosomal protein L1, which yields MAEKPTVMAVQKALESAKKRKFVETVELAVNLRDVDLTIPKNRIQEEIILPKGRGKSIKIAVIGGGELALKAKDVADLVISPDELGTLAGNKKQAKKIANDIDYFIAEAPLMAVVGKRLGTVLGPRGKMPKPIAPGVDPAPMIANLRKSVTVRTKDRKTFHVPVGTVEMSADDIAENVDVIMKRVENKLEKGKHNIDSAYIKTTMGPSERLM from the coding sequence TTGGCAGAAAAACCAACCGTAATGGCTGTGCAGAAGGCGCTCGAAAGCGCCAAGAAGCGCAAATTCGTAGAAACGGTTGAGTTGGCCGTCAATCTCAGGGATGTTGACCTGACCATTCCGAAGAACCGTATCCAGGAGGAGATCATCCTCCCGAAAGGCCGCGGAAAGTCGATCAAGATCGCTGTCATTGGCGGTGGCGAACTAGCCTTGAAAGCCAAGGACGTTGCTGACCTAGTGATCTCTCCCGACGAACTCGGGACCCTCGCTGGCAACAAGAAACAGGCGAAGAAGATCGCGAACGACATCGATTACTTCATCGCCGAGGCCCCCCTTATGGCGGTCGTCGGTAAGAGGCTCGGTACCGTTCTCGGTCCCCGCGGAAAGATGCCTAAGCCCATCGCTCCCGGAGTTGATCCGGCCCCGATGATCGCAAACCTCCGCAAGTCTGTTACCGTCAGGACAAAAGACAGAAAGACTTTCCACGTTCCCGTCGGGACCGTTGAGATGTCCGCGGATGACATCGCCGAAAACGTCGATGTCATCATGAAGCGTGTTGAGAACAAGCTCGAAAAGGGTAAGCACAACATCGACTCCGCCTACATCAAGACCACCATGGGACCGTCCGAGAGGCTGATGTGA